The following coding sequences lie in one Leptospira saintgironsiae genomic window:
- the lysS gene encoding lysine--tRNA ligase, whose protein sequence is MSQDLKETNELIQQRIEKIKNLKEKGVDPYPVRFFPDSDSASLIEMYSKTPTGPEKKFLLGGRLHSKRVMGKASFAHLKDKSGVIQLYATRDDLGEENYTLFKSLDLGDLIGIEGYLFQTQKGETTLHLTSVTLLAKCVRPLPVVKEKDGVVYDAFADVEQRYRMRYVDLVVNDHVRDTFITRSRIVSEIRNFLTSEGFLEVETPMMQPIAGGAAARPFVTHHNTLDMQLFLRIAPELYLKRLIVGGLDRVFELNRNFRNEGISTKHNPEFTMMEAYMAYGDMGKMLELTEKLITTVAQKICGTLKIKYGNDLVDLSPPWRRVKYVDIIKEYSGIDFSQVKTLEEAKEKASSVKVDANKCTSIWKVADEVFSEKAEPNLIQPVFVTDYPKELSPLAKSNPENPGYVERFEPYIVGREIGNAFSELNDPFDQKERFEDQVKQREAGDDEAFMMDEDYIRALEYGMPPTGGLGIGIDRLVMLLTNSQSIRDTILFPLMRPE, encoded by the coding sequence ATGTCCCAAGACTTAAAAGAAACAAACGAACTTATCCAACAAAGAATCGAAAAGATCAAAAATCTAAAGGAGAAGGGTGTAGATCCCTACCCTGTCAGATTTTTCCCTGATTCTGATTCAGCATCTTTAATAGAGATGTATTCTAAAACTCCTACAGGACCTGAGAAAAAGTTTTTATTAGGCGGACGTTTGCATTCCAAACGTGTGATGGGAAAAGCAAGCTTCGCTCATTTAAAAGATAAGTCAGGAGTTATCCAACTTTATGCAACCAGAGACGATCTGGGAGAAGAAAATTATACTCTTTTCAAAAGTTTAGATTTAGGAGACCTAATCGGGATAGAAGGTTACCTTTTCCAAACCCAAAAGGGAGAAACTACTCTTCATTTAACTTCAGTTACATTACTCGCAAAATGTGTTCGCCCTCTTCCTGTAGTAAAAGAGAAAGATGGAGTTGTATACGATGCTTTCGCAGACGTGGAACAAAGATATAGAATGCGTTATGTGGACTTGGTAGTAAACGATCATGTTAGAGATACTTTTATCACACGCAGTAGGATCGTATCTGAGATCCGCAATTTCCTAACTTCCGAAGGATTTTTAGAAGTGGAAACTCCTATGATGCAACCCATTGCAGGTGGTGCGGCTGCAAGACCATTCGTAACTCACCACAATACTTTGGATATGCAGTTATTCTTAAGAATTGCTCCTGAATTATATCTAAAACGTCTGATTGTAGGCGGATTGGATAGAGTATTCGAATTAAACCGTAATTTTAGGAACGAAGGAATTTCTACCAAACATAATCCTGAGTTCACCATGATGGAAGCATATATGGCTTATGGTGATATGGGAAAAATGTTAGAGCTGACTGAAAAACTCATCACTACAGTTGCTCAAAAGATTTGCGGAACTCTTAAGATCAAATACGGAAACGATTTAGTAGATCTTAGCCCTCCATGGAGAAGAGTGAAATACGTGGATATTATCAAAGAATATTCAGGGATCGATTTCTCTCAGGTAAAAACTCTGGAAGAAGCTAAAGAAAAAGCAAGCTCGGTAAAAGTAGACGCAAACAAATGTACTTCTATCTGGAAAGTGGCAGACGAGGTATTCTCCGAAAAAGCAGAACCAAATCTGATCCAGCCTGTATTTGTTACTGATTATCCAAAGGAACTTTCTCCATTAGCAAAATCAAATCCTGAAAATCCAGGTTATGTAGAAAGATTCGAGCCTTATATTGTAGGTAGAGAGATCGGAAATGCATTCTCCGAGTTAAATGATCCATTCGATCAAAAAGAAAGATTCGAAGATCAGGTAAAACAAAGAGAAGCAGGAGATGATGAGGCGTTCATGATGGACGAGGATTATATCCGAGCACTTGAATATGGAATGCCACCTACTGGAGGTCTTGGGATCGGGATAGATCGTTTGGTGATGTTACTCACAAATTCTCAATCTATCCGAGACACAATTTTATTCCCTCTAATGAGACCGGAATAA
- a CDS encoding CDP-alcohol phosphatidyltransferase family protein, which yields MLHEKKPKDLLEERVFTLSNFLSVSRVLLLPFFIQFTRKHIESPRSSEYLFLAIGTCVLAVLTDFLDGFLARLLSQESVLGKYLDPICDKFVTIGGLSVIVHYYQFPLWILLIYILRETLGVWLGGFLYLKRGIQGKPNWWGKIGVGLVAAAVLWYMTLPLIGPTLPENHFFLHPEYSGYVLVLVLSIGVVAYSKRYWNIVFHPERFILDPEDKKQKKKYELV from the coding sequence ATGCTTCACGAAAAAAAACCAAAGGATCTACTCGAAGAGAGGGTGTTTACTCTTTCAAATTTTCTATCCGTCTCCAGAGTTTTGCTTCTTCCTTTTTTTATACAATTTACTCGCAAACATATCGAGTCTCCTCGTAGCAGCGAATATTTATTTTTAGCAATCGGTACCTGTGTGCTTGCAGTTCTCACCGATTTTCTAGACGGGTTTCTAGCAAGGCTTCTCTCTCAAGAATCGGTCTTGGGAAAATATCTGGATCCGATCTGCGATAAATTCGTTACCATCGGAGGACTCTCGGTAATTGTTCATTATTATCAGTTTCCACTCTGGATCCTTCTCATTTATATTCTCCGAGAAACTTTGGGAGTTTGGTTGGGCGGATTCTTATATTTAAAAAGAGGGATCCAAGGAAAACCGAATTGGTGGGGTAAGATTGGTGTGGGCCTCGTTGCTGCAGCAGTTTTATGGTATATGACCTTGCCTCTGATCGGCCCTACTTTACCTGAAAATCATTTCTTCCTTCATCCTGAATATTCAGGTTATGTGTTGGTCTTGGTCTTAAGTATTGGAGTAGTCGCTTATTCCAAAAGATATTGGAATATTGTGTTCCATCCGGAAAGATTCATCTTGGATCCGGAAGATAAAAAGCAGAAGAAAAAGTACGAACTTGTCTGA
- the fliG gene encoding flagellar motor switch protein FliG, with the protein MDQDSNLKIRDQKVKKAAMLLLSLDKDAAAKALAQLDEKLIEEIVQEMAKIKTISKSEKEEVLLDFQGSLKDLAAESRGGIETARELLQKSLGKEKSENILGKLDRKDTEEDFSFLNDAEPQTLAHLLAPEHTQTIAVTLAFLHPKKAAETLKFLPKELQSKVALRLANTTKTHPDAIRQIAKVLKKKYEQRDKSEFSEAGGAEALANILNHMDKSLEETILKELEEQSPELASQVREKLYTFEDVLLLNSKEMRQLINRIADDDLIAIALRGASDQIKIHFFEAMSKNRANDILESMDIRGKVTLKEITDARNTVLTALRDLEEIGEIIIKKDSEEFI; encoded by the coding sequence GTGGATCAGGATTCCAATCTTAAAATAAGAGACCAAAAAGTTAAAAAGGCAGCAATGCTACTTCTATCCTTAGACAAGGATGCTGCGGCCAAGGCGTTAGCCCAACTGGACGAGAAGTTGATTGAAGAGATCGTCCAGGAAATGGCAAAGATCAAAACAATCAGCAAGTCCGAAAAAGAAGAAGTCCTTTTGGATTTCCAAGGTTCACTCAAAGATCTGGCAGCAGAATCCAGAGGCGGAATAGAAACCGCAAGAGAATTACTCCAAAAGTCTTTAGGCAAAGAGAAATCCGAAAACATATTAGGAAAACTGGATAGAAAAGACACCGAGGAAGATTTTTCTTTCTTAAACGATGCAGAGCCCCAAACTCTTGCTCATCTACTCGCTCCGGAACATACTCAAACTATCGCAGTCACACTTGCATTTTTACATCCTAAAAAGGCCGCTGAAACTCTTAAGTTTTTACCTAAAGAACTTCAAAGTAAGGTGGCACTTAGGCTCGCAAATACTACCAAAACTCATCCGGATGCAATCCGCCAGATCGCAAAAGTCCTGAAGAAAAAATACGAACAAAGAGATAAATCCGAATTCAGCGAAGCAGGTGGAGCGGAAGCTCTCGCAAATATCCTGAACCATATGGATAAATCTTTGGAAGAAACAATTCTAAAAGAATTGGAAGAACAATCTCCAGAGCTCGCATCTCAGGTCCGCGAAAAATTATACACATTCGAAGATGTACTTCTTCTTAACTCAAAAGAAATGAGACAACTCATCAATCGTATCGCAGATGATGATCTAATTGCGATAGCACTCAGAGGAGCTTCCGACCAGATCAAAATCCATTTCTTCGAAGCAATGTCCAAAAACAGAGCCAATGATATTCTAGAAAGTATGGATATCCGAGGAAAAGTGACCCTAAAAGAGATCACCGATGCAAGAAATACTGTTCTTACTGCATTGCGTGATTTGGAAGAGATCGGGGAAATTATTATTAAAAAGGATTCGGAAGAATTTATCTAA
- a CDS encoding pyruvate dehydrogenase complex dihydrolipoamide acetyltransferase — protein sequence MAKISEMTQLSPTMSEGVLVKWLKKKGDSVAPGEILAEVETDKAVMEMEAFDSGVILEILAQEGAKLPVGAPVAIIGKAGEDITSLLSEAKSRSTAISTPAAAPVASPSPNPAPKKVENVVSSTIPEPEEEPPTPKENPVSRGLSPSALEGRVKASPLAKRLAEESGIDLSKVRGSGPDGRIIKRDIENGISAFSSSGISPFAGEIVQEEKLPISGMRKTIASRLVHSKTHQPHFYLDMEIDADALVHLRENFNSDLKESGEEIKLSINDFIIRASALALLNVPEVNSSWREDHILKHGRVDIGVAVSIEGGLITPYVRNADKRSVLEIGRTVKELASRARERKLKPEEFSDGTFTVSNLGMFGMNRFAAVINEPEAAILAVGNVVSKPVIKNGSIVPGKTLSVCLSCDHRVVDGAVGAGWLEVFRNFLEHPLRLLA from the coding sequence ATGGCAAAAATTTCCGAGATGACCCAGCTTTCTCCGACCATGTCGGAAGGTGTTTTGGTAAAATGGCTAAAGAAGAAGGGTGACTCGGTCGCTCCCGGAGAAATATTAGCCGAGGTCGAAACTGACAAAGCGGTCATGGAAATGGAGGCATTCGACTCCGGGGTGATTTTAGAAATTTTAGCCCAGGAAGGAGCCAAACTTCCCGTAGGAGCTCCGGTTGCAATCATAGGTAAAGCGGGAGAAGATATCACTTCCCTACTTTCGGAAGCAAAATCCAGATCTACTGCCATATCTACCCCAGCGGCAGCTCCTGTGGCCTCGCCTTCTCCCAACCCAGCGCCTAAAAAAGTAGAAAATGTAGTATCTTCGACAATCCCAGAGCCTGAAGAAGAACCCCCAACTCCTAAAGAAAACCCAGTTTCCAGAGGACTTTCTCCTTCTGCTTTAGAAGGAAGAGTCAAAGCTTCTCCTTTGGCCAAAAGACTAGCGGAAGAAAGTGGAATCGATCTTTCCAAGGTTCGAGGAAGTGGACCAGACGGAAGAATTATCAAACGAGATATTGAAAACGGGATCTCTGCATTTTCGTCTAGCGGAATATCTCCATTTGCTGGAGAAATTGTACAAGAAGAGAAACTTCCAATATCAGGAATGAGAAAAACAATCGCATCAAGATTGGTTCATTCTAAAACCCACCAACCTCATTTCTATTTGGATATGGAAATTGACGCAGACGCTCTTGTTCATTTGAGAGAAAACTTTAACTCTGATCTAAAAGAATCAGGAGAAGAGATCAAACTTAGTATAAATGATTTTATCATAAGAGCTTCCGCGCTTGCGCTCCTAAACGTACCCGAAGTAAATTCTTCCTGGAGAGAAGATCATATCCTTAAACATGGAAGAGTGGATATTGGTGTAGCAGTTTCTATCGAAGGTGGACTCATTACTCCTTATGTAAGAAACGCAGACAAAAGGTCTGTTTTGGAAATCGGTAGGACGGTAAAAGAGCTTGCTTCCCGTGCAAGGGAACGAAAACTCAAACCGGAAGAGTTTTCAGACGGAACCTTCACTGTTTCCAATTTGGGAATGTTCGGAATGAATCGTTTTGCAGCGGTAATCAACGAACCTGAGGCTGCAATCCTCGCAGTAGGAAACGTGGTATCTAAACCTGTAATCAAAAACGGAAGTATAGTCCCCGGAAAAACTCTTTCAGTCTGCCTTTCCTGTGATCATAGAGTGGTAGACGGCGCGGTGGGAGCCGGTTGGTTGGAAGTGTTTCGAAATTTTCTGGAACATCCTCTTCGGTTACTTGCCTGA
- a CDS encoding pyruvate dehydrogenase complex E1 component subunit beta has product MAVLTYREALNRAMTEEMEKDPNIFLMGEEVGHYEGAYKVSQGMLAKFGEKRVIDTPISENGFAGVGIGAAMVGLRPIIEFMTWNFSLVAIDQIINSAAKMNYMSAGQFPIPIVFRGAGGAGGRLAAQHSQSFESWYAHIPGLKVLAPYTPSDAYGLLKTSIRDNNPTIFIESEVLYGSKGEVPEGEFLIPMGKSDIKREGTQLTIVSWSRALMYVLPAAEKLAKEGISVEVLDLRSIRPLDEEGILASVRKTNKVLIVEEGWNVAGFGAQVAYLIQKEAFDYLDAPIERITQEDVPMPYAANLEKSSLPSEEKIIKKVREMIK; this is encoded by the coding sequence ATGGCAGTACTCACATATAGAGAAGCACTCAATCGGGCAATGACGGAAGAAATGGAGAAGGATCCGAATATCTTTCTCATGGGAGAAGAAGTAGGACATTACGAAGGGGCTTATAAAGTTTCCCAGGGAATGCTTGCTAAGTTTGGAGAAAAGAGAGTAATCGATACTCCAATTTCAGAGAACGGATTTGCAGGAGTTGGAATTGGGGCTGCTATGGTGGGACTCAGACCAATCATAGAATTTATGACTTGGAACTTCTCACTTGTTGCAATCGATCAAATCATTAACTCAGCAGCAAAAATGAATTATATGAGTGCGGGACAATTTCCGATCCCAATCGTTTTCCGTGGAGCAGGTGGTGCTGGAGGAAGACTCGCAGCCCAACACTCTCAGTCTTTCGAAAGTTGGTATGCTCATATTCCAGGACTCAAAGTCCTCGCCCCTTACACGCCCTCCGATGCTTATGGACTTTTGAAAACTTCCATCCGAGATAATAACCCTACCATCTTCATCGAAAGTGAAGTATTGTATGGCTCCAAAGGAGAAGTTCCTGAAGGAGAATTTTTGATCCCGATGGGAAAATCGGATATCAAAAGAGAAGGAACACAACTCACAATCGTCAGTTGGTCCAGAGCACTTATGTATGTTCTTCCGGCGGCAGAAAAACTGGCAAAAGAAGGAATTTCTGTCGAAGTTTTAGATCTAAGAAGTATAAGACCTTTGGACGAGGAAGGAATTTTGGCTTCCGTCAGAAAAACAAACAAAGTACTCATAGTGGAAGAAGGCTGGAATGTGGCAGGATTCGGGGCACAAGTAGCTTATCTGATCCAAAAAGAAGCATTCGATTATCTGGATGCTCCAATCGAAAGGATCACGCAGGAAGATGTACCTATGCCTTATGCGGCAAACCTGGAAAAATCCTCTCTCCCGAGTGAAGAAAAGATAATCAAAAAAGTTAGAGAAATGATTAAGTAA
- the pdhA gene encoding pyruvate dehydrogenase (acetyl-transferring) E1 component subunit alpha, translated as MSQPKTKKETEDLLELYRQMLLIRRFEEASAKAYSMGKIGGFCHLYIGQEAVGVGAISALEEKDYIVSTYRDHGHALARGLEPKSLMAELYGKKTGIVSGNGGSMHFFDKKKHFMGGHGIVGGHISLAAGIAYASKYREDGAVTLCFFGEGAANIGSFHEGMNLAAIWKLPLVMICENNHYAMGTPEYRALSVKDVSVRAAAYDIARDHIEGDEVRKVREHVKVAVERARRGEGPTLMEISTYRFRGHSMSDPAKYRTKEELDKYKQGDPLIKAEKDLLSAGWAQEELTKMDETILKTVEDSVDFAEKSEEPPLGWLYKHVYAENV; from the coding sequence ATGAGCCAACCTAAAACAAAAAAAGAAACCGAAGATCTCTTAGAATTATACAGACAAATGCTTTTGATCCGGCGCTTCGAAGAAGCTTCCGCAAAGGCATATAGCATGGGCAAAATCGGCGGCTTCTGCCATTTATACATCGGTCAAGAAGCTGTGGGAGTGGGAGCGATCTCCGCTCTTGAAGAAAAAGATTATATAGTTTCCACCTATAGAGATCACGGCCACGCACTCGCCAGAGGTTTAGAACCCAAGTCTCTCATGGCGGAATTATACGGTAAAAAAACTGGGATTGTTTCCGGTAACGGAGGCTCCATGCACTTCTTCGATAAGAAGAAACACTTCATGGGAGGACATGGAATCGTCGGTGGACATATCTCCCTTGCTGCCGGTATCGCATATGCATCCAAGTACCGTGAAGACGGCGCAGTTACATTATGTTTTTTTGGTGAAGGTGCAGCAAACATAGGATCCTTCCACGAAGGAATGAACTTAGCTGCAATTTGGAAACTTCCTCTCGTTATGATCTGCGAAAATAATCACTATGCGATGGGAACTCCAGAATATAGAGCACTTTCAGTCAAAGATGTTTCCGTAAGAGCAGCGGCTTATGATATCGCAAGAGATCATATAGAAGGTGATGAAGTCCGAAAAGTCAGAGAACATGTTAAGGTTGCTGTGGAAAGAGCAAGAAGAGGCGAAGGCCCTACCCTCATGGAAATTTCCACTTATAGATTCAGAGGCCACTCTATGTCGGACCCTGCAAAATATAGGACCAAAGAAGAATTAGATAAATATAAACAAGGTGATCCTCTTATCAAAGCAGAAAAGGATCTACTCTCCGCAGGCTGGGCCCAAGAAGAATTAACTAAAATGGACGAAACCATTCTTAAAACTGTTGAGGATTCTGTTGACTTCGCTGAAAAAAGTGAAGAACCACCTCTTGGCTGGCTATACAAGCACGTTTATGCGGAGAATGTATAA
- a CDS encoding flagellin yields MIINHNLAAINSHRVLKFQNNEVAKNMEALSSGMRINRAGDDASGLAVSEKMRTQVKGLRQAERNTEDGMSLIQTTEGYLQETNDIIQRVRVLAIQSSNGIYGAEDRQMIQVEVSQLIDEIDRISSQAEFNKMALLQGDFARGSRTASMWFHIGPNQHQRERVYIATMTAKALNLIKSDGTLLTLSTAELSNEAIGFLDDALMKINKQRANLGAYYNRLEHASKGLMVAYENIQASESRIRDADMAEETVAFTKNQILVQSGTAMLAQANVRPQSVLQLLR; encoded by the coding sequence ATGATCATTAACCATAACTTAGCCGCGATTAACTCCCACCGCGTTCTGAAGTTCCAGAACAACGAAGTGGCGAAAAACATGGAGGCACTTTCTTCCGGTATGCGTATCAACCGCGCCGGTGATGATGCATCCGGTCTAGCCGTTTCCGAGAAAATGAGAACTCAGGTGAAAGGACTTCGCCAAGCGGAGAGAAACACTGAGGACGGCATGTCCCTGATCCAAACAACTGAAGGATATCTACAGGAAACTAATGATATCATCCAGAGGGTCCGTGTACTTGCTATCCAATCTTCCAACGGAATCTACGGTGCAGAAGACCGTCAGATGATCCAAGTAGAAGTTTCTCAGCTTATAGACGAAATTGATCGCATTTCCTCCCAAGCAGAGTTCAACAAGATGGCATTGCTCCAAGGCGATTTCGCTCGTGGATCAAGAACTGCTTCTATGTGGTTCCACATCGGACCGAACCAGCACCAGAGGGAACGTGTCTATATCGCAACTATGACCGCTAAGGCTCTGAATTTAATCAAGTCTGACGGAACACTTTTGACTCTTTCTACTGCTGAACTTTCAAACGAAGCAATCGGCTTTCTTGACGATGCTTTAATGAAAATCAACAAACAAAGAGCAAATCTTGGAGCTTACTATAACCGTTTAGAGCATGCATCTAAAGGCCTAATGGTAGCTTACGAGAACATCCAAGCTTCAGAGTCGAGAATCAGGGACGCGGATATGGCAGAGGAAACTGTTGCATTCACTAAGAACCAAATTTTGGTTCAATCAGGAACTGCAATGTTAGCACAAGCTAACGTAAGACCTCAGTCTGTCCTCCAGTTACTTAGGTAA
- a CDS encoding flagellin translates to MIINHNLSAVNSHRSLKFNELAVDKTMKALSSGMRINSAGDDASGLAVSEKLRTQINGLRQAERNTEDGMSFIQTAEGFLQQSSDIIQRIRVLAIQTSNGIYSPEDRQLVQVEVSALVDEVDRIASQAEFNRFKLFEGDFARGSKRASMWFHMGPNQNQRERFFIGTMTSRALKLTKADGRPIAVSSPGEANEVIGLADAALGKIMKQRADMGAYFNRLEHSAKGLMAAYENMQASESRIRDADMAEEMVALTTKQILVQSGTAMLVQANLKPNSVLKLLQM, encoded by the coding sequence ATGATTATCAATCACAACCTGAGTGCGGTGAATTCTCACCGCTCTCTGAAGTTCAACGAGCTAGCTGTGGATAAAACCATGAAAGCTTTGTCTTCCGGCATGCGGATCAATTCTGCCGGTGACGATGCTTCGGGTTTGGCTGTCTCCGAAAAACTCAGAACGCAGATCAACGGACTGAGGCAAGCGGAGAGAAATACGGAAGATGGGATGAGTTTCATCCAGACTGCGGAAGGATTCCTTCAACAGTCTTCGGATATCATCCAAAGAATCCGGGTTTTGGCCATCCAAACCTCGAATGGGATTTACAGCCCCGAAGACAGACAATTGGTTCAGGTGGAAGTTTCCGCCCTTGTCGACGAAGTGGATCGTATTGCCTCTCAAGCAGAGTTCAATCGATTCAAATTGTTTGAAGGTGACTTCGCTAGAGGTTCCAAAAGAGCTTCTATGTGGTTCCATATGGGACCGAACCAGAATCAAAGGGAAAGGTTCTTCATCGGAACTATGACTTCCCGAGCTTTAAAGCTTACCAAGGCAGATGGCAGACCGATTGCGGTTTCTTCTCCTGGGGAAGCGAATGAAGTGATCGGCCTAGCCGACGCTGCGCTCGGAAAGATCATGAAGCAGAGGGCGGATATGGGAGCTTATTTTAATAGGCTAGAACATTCCGCAAAAGGTCTCATGGCAGCATATGAAAATATGCAGGCCTCAGAGTCCAGAATTCGTGACGCCGATATGGCGGAGGAGATGGTTGCTCTAACTACAAAACAAATACTCGTGCAGAGTGGTACGGCGATGTTAGTGCAAGCAAACCTAAAACCGAATTCGGTCCTCAAACTTCTACAAATGTAG
- a CDS encoding ArsR/SmtB family transcription factor: protein MQALDAIADPTRRKILELLFDGEMGAGEIAGHFDISNAAISQHLKVLKECNLIQVRVDGQRRIHSLDYKGWKEIQDWLDRAKTFWEGRLDLLEKELRANKIKKGRR, encoded by the coding sequence ATGCAGGCTTTAGATGCAATTGCCGATCCAACCAGGCGCAAAATTTTAGAACTACTATTCGACGGTGAAATGGGAGCGGGGGAGATTGCTGGGCATTTTGATATAAGTAATGCTGCGATCTCACAGCACCTTAAGGTTTTGAAAGAATGCAATCTGATCCAAGTGAGAGTGGATGGGCAAAGAAGGATCCATTCCTTGGACTATAAAGGTTGGAAAGAGATCCAAGACTGGCTGGATAGAGCTAAAACTTTCTGGGAAGGTCGACTAGATCTTCTGGAAAAAGAATTAAGGGCGAATAAAATAAAAAAAGGGAGAAGATAG
- a CDS encoding SRPBCC family protein, whose translation MKDLSVNKTYGSFTSDSEVRFQRLLPGPIETVWEYLTDSEKRGTWLASGTMELKVGGKVELNFLHSSLSDEKIYPERFKEMENGISGVETITAIDAPRFLSFTWHPNSEVSFELVEKGEDVLLTLRHYKLVDEFGKLMVSSGWHTHLDILTSKLYKESVPKFWQTFAHHENVYGETLKSIAKK comes from the coding sequence ATGAAAGATCTATCTGTGAACAAAACGTATGGAAGCTTCACTTCGGATTCCGAAGTTCGTTTCCAAAGATTATTACCTGGGCCGATTGAAACTGTTTGGGAATATCTGACTGATTCTGAAAAAAGAGGCACCTGGCTTGCTTCTGGAACTATGGAATTGAAGGTAGGTGGAAAAGTAGAATTAAACTTTTTGCATTCTTCTCTTTCAGATGAGAAAATTTATCCGGAAAGATTTAAGGAAATGGAAAACGGTATTAGCGGAGTAGAAACGATCACTGCAATTGATGCTCCTCGTTTTTTAAGTTTTACTTGGCATCCTAATTCTGAAGTTAGTTTTGAACTAGTGGAGAAGGGAGAAGATGTTCTTCTTACTTTGAGACATTATAAACTTGTAGATGAATTCGGTAAACTGATGGTTTCGAGCGGGTGGCATACTCATTTGGATATTCTTACTTCTAAACTTTATAAAGAATCAGTTCCTAAGTTCTGGCAAACATTTGCTCATCATGAAAATGTTTATGGTGAGACCCTAAAAAGTATCGCCAAGAAGTGA
- a CDS encoding lipoprotein LipL46, with protein sequence MAKLPILRITALTLILGFAFACATGDGSRRKKKEEFTREGNTITVIGEAPIYNGDIANAKQRAIKDAKVNAVRKVVGEEISNKSQASDGESLGSSLLSKTDAFVKSYDIVAEDQGKIDTQPILKLTVRCTIEESKLSTAVEGLLADVGNPRIVVLVPSKVGGAPVAPLSNGNIAEAEVIKGLKKAGNKIVDPGTASKTVKPSGLNADAVNSLDAGAAILIQAQSSGAEVLVVGSVETEDQAPVTAIGGKQLDRPLFNTAATGPYKVILLWGDGKVVASGNGDARGADITQKVSREKALAGWAEDVTKKVNKQLKEEWFNLTENNTIILKFTGLDADESTKFKDDLAELTAAKDINVRASNVSGSEWEVTYPGKDALFMDELVYKKDRGFTFLATKKMNVKSAARGVVTLEFTPNK encoded by the coding sequence ATGGCAAAGCTGCCCATCCTGCGGATTACCGCTCTCACACTGATTTTAGGTTTCGCTTTTGCATGCGCAACGGGTGACGGATCCCGACGCAAGAAAAAAGAAGAATTCACTAGAGAAGGAAATACGATCACCGTGATCGGAGAAGCTCCGATCTATAACGGAGATATAGCGAACGCAAAACAAAGAGCGATCAAAGACGCGAAGGTTAATGCGGTACGTAAAGTAGTTGGTGAAGAAATTTCCAACAAAAGCCAAGCTTCCGACGGAGAAAGTTTAGGCTCTAGTCTACTTTCCAAAACGGATGCATTCGTAAAATCTTACGACATCGTTGCGGAAGACCAAGGCAAGATTGATACTCAACCTATTTTAAAACTTACTGTTCGTTGTACTATCGAAGAATCTAAACTTTCCACTGCTGTAGAAGGTTTACTTGCTGATGTAGGAAATCCAAGAATCGTAGTTTTAGTTCCTTCTAAAGTTGGAGGAGCACCGGTTGCTCCTTTAAGCAATGGTAATATTGCAGAAGCTGAGGTCATCAAAGGACTTAAAAAAGCAGGAAACAAGATCGTGGATCCAGGAACTGCTTCTAAAACTGTTAAACCTTCCGGCTTGAATGCTGATGCAGTAAACTCTTTAGATGCAGGAGCTGCGATTTTAATCCAAGCTCAATCATCTGGAGCAGAAGTTCTGGTAGTTGGTTCAGTAGAAACTGAAGACCAAGCTCCTGTAACTGCAATTGGCGGAAAACAATTGGACAGACCTTTGTTCAATACTGCGGCCACCGGACCTTATAAAGTGATCCTACTTTGGGGAGACGGTAAAGTGGTAGCTTCTGGAAACGGAGATGCTCGTGGAGCAGATATCACTCAAAAAGTTTCCAGAGAAAAAGCACTTGCTGGTTGGGCAGAAGACGTAACCAAAAAAGTAAACAAACAACTAAAAGAAGAATGGTTCAATCTCACTGAGAATAATACGATCATTCTTAAGTTTACTGGTTTGGATGCAGACGAATCCACTAAATTCAAAGATGATTTAGCAGAATTAACTGCTGCAAAAGACATCAATGTTAGAGCAAGCAACGTAAGCGGTTCTGAGTGGGAAGTTACCTACCCTGGAAAAGACGCACTCTTTATGGACGAATTAGTCTATAAAAAGGACAGAGGATTTACTTTCTTAGCAACTAAGAAAATGAATGTTAAGTCTGCAGCAAGAGGCGTGGTTACTTTGGAGTTTACTCCGAATAAATAA